Proteins encoded in a region of the Podarcis muralis chromosome 2, rPodMur119.hap1.1, whole genome shotgun sequence genome:
- the ATOX1 gene encoding copper transport protein ATOX1, protein MPKHEFFVDMTCEGCSNAVTRVLNKLGGVQFEIDLPNKKVNIESEHSVDTLLNTLKKTGKDASYLGDK, encoded by the exons atgccg AAACATGAATTCTTTGTAGACATGACCTGTGAAGGGTGCTCTAATGCCGTCACCCGTGTTCTCAACAAGCTGGGAG GTGTTCAGTTTGAAATTGACCTGCCCAACAAGAAGGTGAATATAGAGTCAGAGCACAGTGTAGACACCTTACTGAACACCCTGAAGAAAACTGGGAAAGATGCCTCCTACCTTGGAGACAAGTAG